One Rhodothermales bacterium genomic region harbors:
- a CDS encoding TlpA family protein disulfide reductase, protein MLTRNQIIPLATIVVGGVLFMSLADWEPTEKDVAVGYWHDGRLQDAPDFALPTLEGDTLTLSDYRGKIVVLNIWATWCAPCRKEMPDFVSIQDELGPYGVQFIGVSIDGGGFEVIAPFAAEFNVNYPLVLDDGSVYDSYEGSTGVPTTYLINRSGQIWHYMPGALSRNMLLPALRLMLET, encoded by the coding sequence GTGTTGACACGAAATCAGATTATCCCGCTGGCAACCATCGTCGTGGGCGGGGTGTTGTTCATGTCACTTGCAGACTGGGAGCCAACGGAGAAGGACGTTGCCGTCGGGTACTGGCACGACGGTCGATTACAGGACGCCCCGGATTTTGCACTTCCCACGCTTGAAGGAGACACTCTGACGCTTTCGGATTATCGTGGCAAGATCGTGGTTCTCAATATTTGGGCTACGTGGTGCGCACCGTGCCGGAAGGAAATGCCCGACTTTGTTAGTATTCAGGACGAACTCGGCCCATACGGTGTCCAGTTTATAGGAGTGTCAATCGACGGAGGTGGATTTGAAGTGATCGCTCCGTTTGCTGCGGAGTTCAACGTTAACTATCCCCTGGTGCTGGACGATGGATCGGTATATGATTCGTACGAGGGTAGTACGGGGGTGCCGACGACGTATCTGATCAACCGGAGTGGGCAGATCTGGCACTACATGCCCGGGGCTCTTTCTCGGAACATGCTGTTACCA
- a CDS encoding T9SS type A sorting domain-containing protein, which produces MSRSALEGSFTGLMLAVLLVGTASAQQDHESGTGHTWPSDLSMVEVHGTVVTEGTEPNQTYFLDEDGDLSADYQLMLGPWWYQPASGVARPTDGDVVTIVGTLQPPHVSPPSLMVFSIDGVRWRTAVEFGMHGWNGGSFWIDTGDTLTTTGSVLIDTTYYYVHYYLDEDSDGVPEYQLGFGPHWYMPEGVERPEDGQVVTVWGVLHSRTGTDMLSVYELDGQAWRPFGDTAPWSGNWFAREHGDSLFTFCANDSMHRLGFPSGHMDGHRMGMGWPDSSFTQFWRIHPDSLPGPGDITHMMGFYLDIHDPFGESMMDGRFGDRGGMMGFSREYNMVLHYRNEDLISHNVAEEDLALWSWDGPSTQWSPVGGTTIDVENNTVNLSSAALSNYYSLVVSGSATATDDLEDIPSAFELFQNYPNPFNPLTTIRYNLPEAARVTLIVFDIIGRPVATLVDREQIAGRHKAVFDAHSYASGLYMYRLDAGDFRKEGKMMLVK; this is translated from the coding sequence ATGTCGAGATCAGCTCTTGAAGGATCATTTACCGGTCTCATGTTGGCCGTTCTTCTTGTGGGGACGGCGTCGGCTCAGCAAGATCACGAGAGTGGGACAGGACATACATGGCCTTCCGACTTGTCGATGGTGGAGGTTCATGGAACCGTTGTGACCGAGGGAACAGAACCGAACCAGACCTATTTCCTCGACGAAGACGGAGATCTATCCGCGGACTACCAGCTCATGCTGGGACCGTGGTGGTACCAGCCGGCTTCTGGGGTTGCCCGGCCAACCGATGGCGACGTCGTTACAATCGTGGGTACTTTGCAGCCCCCTCATGTATCGCCGCCGAGTCTGATGGTATTCTCAATTGACGGTGTCCGGTGGCGCACGGCGGTGGAATTTGGGATGCATGGATGGAATGGTGGATCATTCTGGATTGATACTGGAGACACCCTCACAACAACGGGTTCTGTTCTCATTGACACAACGTACTACTACGTTCACTACTACCTCGACGAGGATTCCGACGGCGTGCCGGAGTATCAACTTGGGTTTGGACCTCACTGGTACATGCCCGAAGGTGTCGAGCGACCCGAGGATGGGCAAGTAGTCACCGTCTGGGGAGTCCTCCATTCGCGTACTGGAACCGACATGCTTTCTGTTTACGAGCTGGATGGTCAGGCATGGCGCCCATTCGGTGACACAGCACCGTGGTCTGGGAACTGGTTTGCACGAGAACACGGTGATTCGTTATTCACATTCTGCGCCAACGACTCAATGCACCGGTTAGGATTTCCGTCAGGTCACATGGACGGCCACAGAATGGGTATGGGGTGGCCGGATTCGAGTTTCACCCAATTCTGGAGAATCCATCCAGACAGCCTGCCTGGTCCTGGTGACATTACCCACATGATGGGTTTCTATCTGGACATTCACGACCCGTTCGGTGAAAGTATGATGGATGGCCGCTTCGGTGACCGTGGCGGCATGATGGGGTTCAGTCGGGAATACAACATGGTCTTGCACTATCGGAATGAAGATCTGATATCGCACAACGTTGCGGAAGAGGATCTGGCCTTGTGGTCGTGGGACGGTCCATCGACACAATGGTCACCCGTCGGCGGCACAACGATTGATGTTGAGAACAATACCGTCAATCTCAGTTCTGCAGCGTTGAGCAACTACTATTCCCTGGTGGTCTCGGGATCCGCCACGGCGACGGATGATCTGGAAGACATACCATCGGCATTCGAGCTATTTCAGAATTATCCGAATCCGTTCAATCCACTCACCACCATACGATACAACCTGCCGGAGGCGGCCCGCGTAACCTTGATCGTCTTCGACATCATCGGACGGCCGGTGGCGACGCTGGTGGACCGGGAACAGATTGCAGGGCGCCATAAGGCGGTCTTTGATGCGCATTCATATGCCAGCGGTCTGTATATGTACCGGCTTGACGCGGGGGATTTCAGGAAAGAGGGCAAGATGATGCTGGTCAAGTAG